Below is a genomic region from Pseudomonas berkeleyensis.
ATCTTGCCGAGAACAACCAGATCCTCGGCTACGGCCGGCGTCGTACTCATAAAGATGCTTAGGCAGCAGCCTTGGCAGCTTCCTTGAGCAGCTGAGCAACGCGCTCAGACGGCTGTGCACCCTGGCTCAGCCAGTAGGTAGCGCGCTCTTGATTGACGGACAGCTTGACTTCAGCACCCGAGGCGATCGGGTTGAAGAAACCGATACGCTCTACGAAGCGACCGTCGCGCGCATTGCGGCTGTTGGTCACGGTCAGGTGGTAGAAGGGGCGCTTTTTGGAGCCGCCACGAGCGAGACGAATAGTTACCATGAGAACATCGTTCCTGTAGTCGGTGCTAACTTGAGGCACACATCAAAAATGGGCCTAGGCCCGAAAGGCCGCATATTCTAAGGATTATGCGGCTGTTTGCAAATCTCTTTTTCCGACCAGCCGTCGAGCTGGGCACAAGCATCAGAATTTCGGCATGCCGCCGCCGGGGAACATCCCCCCCATGCCGCGCATCATCTTGGCCATACCGCCCTTGGCAGTGAATTTCTTC
It encodes:
- the rpsP gene encoding 30S ribosomal protein S16 — protein: MVTIRLARGGSKKRPFYHLTVTNSRNARDGRFVERIGFFNPIASGAEVKLSVNQERATYWLSQGAQPSERVAQLLKEAAKAAA